DNA from Papio anubis isolate 15944 chromosome 1, Panubis1.0, whole genome shotgun sequence:
ctatctcaaaaaaaaaagaaaaagaggaaaggaggctgagattgctgtagaaaacagacaaaagtttgtttgtttctagacagggtctctgtcacccaggctagagtgcaatggcacagtcatggctcactgtaacctcaaactcctaggctcaagcaatcatcaggcctcagcctcctgggtaggtaggactacaggcatgtgtcaccattcctgactaattttttgtttttttatttttctagagacaaggtcttgctatgttgcctaggctggtctagaactcctggcctcaagcaatcctcccacctcagcttcccaaaatcttgggattacaggcatgagccaccacacctggctaaacaAGGAAAGTTTTGAAGAATAGTGAGGCAGTGCAGATAAGAGAAAGCACAGTGGTCTGACTCCTGAGTCTGAGGAGCTGGAGAAGCCCTTGGATCTTCTTACGAAAGGAAACTTGCAGTGTCTAGCCTTTAACCATGTGACATTGGGCATCACAACCTCTTCGGGgtggtttccttatttgtaaaaatggGCACAGATGAGATGACTGCCTTCTAGCTCTGATAAGGCTTGGGGATTTGAGGACGGGGCAGgactgtatttgttttgttttgtttttttagacaatctcactctgtcacccaggctggagtgcagtggtgcaatctcagctcattgcaacctctgcctcctgggttcaagcaattctcctgcctcaacctcctgagtagttgggactacaggtgcccaccaccacacccagcttatttttgtatttttagtagagatggggtttcaccatattggtcaggctggtctcaaactcctgacctcaggtgattcacctgcctcagcttcccaaagtgctgggattacaggtgtgggccaccacgcccagccctataGTGCCAGGACTATAAAGAACACAGTTCAGGCTAAGGGATGAGCCCCTGGAGGAAGATGCCAGACACCCTAAAGAGCAAGAGAGGCCCACAGAGAGCTGCCCAGCGGGAATGTCTAGAAAGCAATGAGGGAAGGAACAGGGATACACTGTAGGGTACTGTACCTTCCTTTCTGCCACCCCTCACCCACACCTCTGCCACACTCACCACACCCTCAGGGTCCACCAGTAGCAGATGCTTGGGCTGCCCACTCTGCAAGCCAGTGAGCAcatactggccaggtgtggtcgtGCTCTCCCGCACCAGGAAGTCCCCGTTGAGCTGCAGCAGTGCTTCAGCCTCCCGCCGACTCAGCTTCCCATGGAACCAGGGCTCCCCTCGGAGCTGCTCAGCCATGGACACtgactggggaggtggaggcaccCGAAGAGCATCTTCAAAGGGCTCTGGAAGTGTAGACGGAGGGTGAGGGAAAGTAGCAGGCACAACACACACCCAAGACCCAGACTTCAGGGAAGTGAAGTCAGGAAGGAAAGAGCAGATAGGCAGGAGAAGGGCCAGAACCAAGTAGAAAGGTGGAGATGCAGAGAGGAAAGACAAGCACTCACTCATATCAAACAGGTCACGGGGTGCACTGCCATTGACAGCAGGATTGGGGAGCCCAGCACCACCCACTGCTTGCCGGACCTTGTCTAGGTTCTGGACGTTGACATAGGAGGGATCGTCAAAGAGCTCTCTGCCTGCTGAGGAAAGAGAGGTTCTACAGTgatccccagccctgcctccaacACTCCCTGGCTCTGTCCATCTCAGCTCCCTTCATACCTGGACAGGGTGGTGGAGGTGGCATCTGTTTTCGGACTTCTGGATCTCCCCCAACAGGCTGTCCTACAGGCTGCAGGGATAAAAATAAGGTGAGACCAGAAGCCCTAAACAACCACTCCCACCCTAGGCCCAGCCCACCTCCATCCAAGCAACTTACCAGTGTAGCTCCCAAGTGGCTAGGGGTCTGGGCACTGGGTGCAGTGGATCGCGCAGCCCCTGGAGCAGCTCCTTCCCGAAGCCTCATGTCTACCACCCCCCCCAGGGGGGGTTCCTTCCCCGGGAAGTCATTATAGTACTGATGGTCAGgtggctcttcctcctcctcatcccatGCTGAGCCATCAAAGCCAGCCATCCTGAGGGACAGGACAGTGAAGGTGTAGCTGTAAATGTGtggtgggcaggaggaggggaggagggaatagAACAGCAGCCATCTATTGGGTATTTACTGTAGATTAGGCCTGAGGCTGagtgttttatatacataatcATTTCATTCTCCTGGCAACCCCATAAGGTAGGTATTGTTTCCTTCCccaattttacatatgaggaaaatgAGGGTCAGAGGTGAAAagatttgcccaaggtctcacaaCTAAAAGGCGGCTAAGCTCAGATTTAAATTCAGGTTTGACTTTAAAGCTCATCCcccttggccaggtgcaatggctcacgcctataatcccaacactttcagaggccaaggagggagggctgtttgagcctaggagttcaagaccagccagggcaacatagcaagaccttatctctaccaaaataaaaatactactactcagccacgtgtggtggcatgcacctgtggtcccatctactcaggaggctaaggtgggaggatcactcaagcccagggtATGAAGGCTAcattgagctgtgattgcaccactgaactccagcctgggctacagagcaaggctctgtctcaaaataactaaGTAATGCTTTTGCTCTTGATCTCTGTGCTGTCTCCCAACAAGGAAGGGAAGCACCATGtagtgtgtccgtgtgtgtgtgtgtgtgtgtgtgtggcagcaGGGAGGTGCTCCAGCTCCAGAATATTTTTACCTCTCCTAAATATTCAATCCCTACTGGCTCCACTGCTTATCCCTCAAGGCCTGAGGTGGGAAAGACTGTAATCTCAGGGAAAAGAGATATCCTCCCAAACCCAAAGTCTTGATGGCTTCTAGAGGCAGGAAAACACAGAATGCCAAGCAGAGAAATGAGCAAGAAAGAGGAATGGGAATAGAAAATCCCACCTAGCCAGAGAGAGATGTAACTTGGAGGCCCCGGACTACAGCTCCACCATGAGCAAACAAGAAAAGCTGGCCCTGCGGCAAGCAGGGCCTCAAAAGCCTTTCCTCCTGGGCCACAGGAAACAGAAGAATAGCAGGAAGTGGGAAGCAGAGGCACACAGGTTATTCCCTCCCTGAACCTCTCAGCTCAAGTGTGGGAAGAACAGCCCTCCTTTCCCAATCTTGGTCTCAAAAGCTGCTCCACACTCTCCCCACTTGCTCACCTGTCATGAGGGGTGACCAGTTTGGGTGGGTTCCTGAGGTATTGTTTGAAGCGCAACTCAAAGGCCTGGCCAATGGTGCTGATGACATCCTGGGCAAGCCCTTCGGGACACTCCAGAATGTGGCAGGCTGAGGGCACAGCAGAGGCTGTCAGTGAGTTGAGCCCACTGGGAGGAGGCACAGACAGGGGCCCTCATCTTCCTCGGCAGGAACCCCCACTTAGATCTACTTAGAGTGGGTACAGATGACCCCAGGTCCTACTCACCTCCTCAAACAGCCAGACCCACCCAGTGCTCCCCACCATGCCTCACCTCTCTGATTCACAGGGTCTTTGGCAACGTAGGCGACATACTCGGCTGTGTCCTGGGGAGGAAGGTCAGAAAATTTTACAGTTCCACTTTACTCCTGACCCCTAAAACCCAGTCCTTTTCAGATATCCCCACAGTCCTAGCACCCCCACTTCTCTAATCAATGTCTTCCCAATCACTAGCCCCTTGCTCTTCTCCCACCACCTTTGCTCTGTTCCCCAACTCACCGGATCCCCGCCGGATGCAAATGAGATAGATTGCATGTGGTGGTTGGCGATGATCTGAGAATTAGGGGAGGGGATGGAGAAGGAAGGGAATGCCATGTGTCAGGCAGCCTCAGGGCCCAGAACCCTGGTGCCCCAGTCTCATTCTCTGGGTTCCTTATCCCATAtcctcatttcctccttccctaCTGGTCTTCTGCTCTCAAGCCCTCTTCCTAGTTTTTGGCCTCCTAACTAGATCTCCCCTTAGCACCCCCATCGGTGTTTCTGGTCCACCTGCCCACCTCCACCAACCTGTTTGCAGTCTGCGgccatgaggttgaggctgctggtGGAGACGGTGAGAGTGATTGGCATTCCAGCAAATTTCAGGTTACTCCTCCCCAGGATAGAGCTGAGCGGGCGGCTACAGGGCTAAGGTAGGGCCCAGGGTCTTAGAAGGTGAGGGTTCCCAGCACAGACAAACCATACTCTTGTCTCCTGGCCCTCTCCCCACATGCCCCACACTTGCCTCCTCACTGTCCCTCCACATTTCCCAGCAGCATCCCTATCCCCAAGGACCCCAGGTACCTTTCTCCTCCTTGTCGCCCCCTTAGCACCCGGCACAGCCTCACACACCAGACTGATGGCCTCCCTGGGGAAAGAGGGGTACTCAGACCCagcgcctgcctgcctgcctcccactcAACTGGGGCTGCCacagagctgggggaggggaaagcCAGGCCAGACTCCCAGGGCACTCCAGGCTCTTTGTCGTGGTGGATTGAATTAAGGGCCTTTAATATTTGATGACACTGAGAGGCCGCTTCCTGGCTGATTGGGTTAGGGCCTCAATGGGTATAGCCCCACCCCCTTCCAGCTACCAAATGTCCCATTCCCTTCCCAAAGGCAGCAGCAACCTTCCATCTACCCCCATTTGCTACTCCAGCTCCACCTGCCAGCTGCTTCTGCTACCTTCCCCACAACTCCCAAGGCTGGACAGGTAAGGAGGATCCGGGCCAGAGGGGCCTCCTTTCAGTAAGAGGCAGAATCACTATCCCAGCTTTCTCTCAATCCCCTTTACTACCCAAAGATCAGCCCCAACCAGCAGCACCCAAGTGACCCACTCCCCTCCGCCCTTTCCCATGGCCTCACTAATCCCAGGACTCCCACAGTCCACTCCCTCCCCACTAACCTGGTAACCTGAGTCCGGGTGTTGAAGTCCAGGGCACGCATTGACTGAAGGACCTCCACACAGCCCATGTActaaggggagggaggagaggacagCAGGTCAGCCGCTCCCTGACCCCAGTCCCTTCACAAAGGGCCCTAGGACTTTGCCCATATGGTCCCTAAGAGAAGTAAAGAGGAAGAAGTTCTGCCCTCTTCCCGTGTCTACATCCCACAACCAAGGTGAAAGACAACAGGGAAcgagcagagaaagaaaaggcaggctAGAAGGACCTCACGCACTGGGGAGAGAGTTTGGAGGGGACTGACAGGCACTGACTGGGATGGAGCAACAACTCCAGAAAGCGGGAGGAGAATGGAGGAAAGGATCAAGAAGTCACTCCTTCCAGCACTTATTAAGAGCTTCTGCCATGCTGGGCATTGTGCTAAGCATGgcagggtgggggtaggggagtCAAAAGAAGGAAGGGGGCCCAGGCAGAGCTGGAAGGGAAAGGGCTACAGAATTGGGGAAGGGATGGGAAAGGTTTAGGAAATAGAACACTGAAACAGGGTTGTTGGGGAACAGCAGGAAAAAAGAATTCCAGCCAAGCTGGAGTGAGCAGAAGAACTGGAGGGGTCTGGGAGGCAATGGAAAGGAGGATGTTCACTCACCCGAACCAAGTAGGAAACCCCGGGTCCCATGACTTTGTCGTTGGGATGCAGCCAGCCCCGCGTGGGCTTATTGACAAAGCTCCCGTGGCGGGTCCACTCCTCGCCCCCCAGCTGGCCCCCTTCCACCCGAGTCCTGCGCCCGCCGCCTCCACTCAGCTTGTTCATGTCCTGGAGGAGGGGTAGGGGGCCTGAGTCTGGCATGGCTGCCCCTACGATCCCCTCCCCATCATCGGCTGCCCTTCCTGGCTCCCCCTTAGACCCTGGGCGCCCCCCAGCCGGGTTGGCCAGCCTCAGGTTGCTCATCCGGGGGAAGAAGGAGCACAGAGTAGTGGGACTATCGTCCCCAGGCAGAGGAGGCAGGATGggccccagggatgaagctgatgGGGAAGGCAGCTCCTCCGGGGGGGTGGACCCTGAAGCCCCCTCCTCCAGCGATGACAGAGACTCATTCCGGAGTGGATTGTACTTGGGCTTGGGGGGCAGGAGATCCATAGCTGAGGTGAGAGAGGGGCTGCTGCCCGGCCTGGCCCCCCTGCCAGTTTGGGCAAGGGGGCCAGGCAGGGGGTATCCCCAGGCCCTTAGCCTGGTCGGACCTCTGTGGCCCAGGAGTCACAGAAgtcctggggagggagagggacaaGTGGCTTCCGCTCCCCAGCTCAGACCCAGACAGTTTCGGGCCCCATCCCCGCCCAACGTGGAGCCTCTTCTCTGGCTGAGAAGAGAACAGGCTGGACCCAGAGCTGCCTGGCTCCTCCCCAGGGGCGGAGAGCTAAAGGGAGAGACCAATCACGAGGACAGTGCTGACTCACAGGCTCAGAGGGGCTgagcccccaccccgccccaacCTCGGACTGGAGCAGGGGGTAGGGCTATCCAAGCTCCTCTCCCCTGCCCTACACAAACAACTAGTAATCTGGGGAGAAGgaaagtgggggtgggagggaagcaTGGAGGAGTTGGACGGAAAGAAAGGAGATAGGAGGTCTGGGTCACTCAAAACCGGACACAGGCAGGCCAAAGGGGGCAGGAAGCCAGGCTAGAGTAGAGGGGAATGAGGGAGGAAACAGGCAGCTGCGGGTGGAAAAGGGAGGAGATCTCAGAGCTCAGCATTTCCCTTCCTGTTCTGGTTGGACACTCGAATTCCCCACCCTCTGGCCCAGGCCACCCCCAACCACTACCCCATACAGTAAGCCTGGGCCATTAGCACCCTCTGCTACGACAGCTGTGGACTGGAGCTAGCGAAGTGGGGATGGGAAGGAAGTGGTCCCAATGGATGCAGAGCAGGGTCAAGAGGAGAAGCAAAGTTGGTGAAAAAAGGGGAATAAAGTCCAACCTGGATGGTACATCAGGAAGCTACCAGGCAAGAGGGGAACAAGAGGACATGCTGGTCACGGCTTGTTCTCTATGTATGCCATCTACCACACCAAGACCCATGGCTCATAGCCAAGCACTGTcctctcccctttccacaggccTTGTTAACACAGCACACTGTCAAGGGTGAGAATGAGGCAATCAGGTCCCCACTCCCACTCCAAACCACCCCAATTCATATCCCTCCTCTTACAGGGCCCTAAGCCCCACCAAACAGCACAGTGTCCCTCACACCAGGGGAGGAGCCTGGCTGGCGGAGGTGGAAGAAACAGTTCTCCAAGAGAAGCAGAAACGACAGGCCAGGAAGGGACAGAGAGATCAGAAGACACATCTGTGTCAATAAGAACAGGAGAAAAAACAAGTAAGCACAGGAGAAAGGGGTGTCAGGAGAAGATGGGTTGAAGCTGGACACAGGGAACAGTCCCAAACTCATTCCTGCCACCCACGGCTTCCTGCCACTGCTCTTCTGGAGAATGCCATAGGCAAAGCTGGAAAgcgaccaaaaaacaaaaaacaagttaaaGATACATATTCccgctgggtacggtggctcacacctgtaatcccagcactttgggaggccgaggcgggtggatcacctgaagtcagaagattgagaccagcctggtcaacatggtgaaaccccgtctctattaaaactacaaaaattagctgggcgtggtggtgagcacctgtaatcccagctcgggaggctgaggcaggagaatcacttgaacccaggaggtggaggttgcagtgagctgagatcgtgccattgcactccagcctgggtgacaagagcaaaactctgcctcaaaaaaaaaaaaaaaaaaagtatccaccCAAGCTCACCTTGGAATTACCCTTAGATTTACTTCAGAGGattaaaatatagatagataattaTCCTGATTAACAACATTAACACTTAAAGTGTGTTAGATACTGTGCTTAACTCTTAAATCTCCCCTTAGTGCTCATTCCAGAAGAGCCTTGTCACTCTGTCAGCCAATCCTGAGAAGGAATTTTATCACTTCTTTTCCAGCCAGCTCTCGGGCATAGAgagaatgaggaaaggattccacTATAGCCTCACAcccccaaaacacacaaacacacactagGATGTCCTCATCTGTTGAGATGATGTTCTGTGGGAGCCTGCAGTATCCAGGGCCAGGGAAAGACCAACGGGTGTGGGCgtttggaagaaaagaaagaagtatgaCTGTTGAAATGTGCATGGGGAGAAAAGAGATTGCCTACTGGAAGTCAAGGTGATTGGGTGTAGGGAAAAAGCTGTATGTGGCTTCTCAGCCCaactgggaggaggggagaggggtggGAAGTGGCAGGAAATGGCGAAAGCCTCAGGAATGTTTCCAGCAGGGAAGGCTGGGCAAACGGGGCCAGGAGGAATGCCCAGACAAGAACTATGGttagggggaggggaagagacagagaagcagCAACTGAactgtcccttaaaaaaaaagaaaaaaaatcaaacaacaaaaagGGCACTATTATCTACCCCCACTCCAAACCACCGTTTTTCTGGTAGAAAACTTGCTCCTGTCACACCCACATGCCACACACCAACAAATCCATGGTCCTATCCACTTATGGATAGGCAGGCCTAGAGCTACTTCTGGGATGGAGTTGGTCCTGGGAAGGGAAGGCCAGGAGATGAGGCTGGGAGTCTGACAGCAAGTCTCTCTCCCTCTGGTGCCAAACCCTAAGTTCAGCCCCTTCAAATAGTTCTACCCTTGGAGGAGgttaagaaagaggaaaatggggccgggcgcggtggctcacgcctgtaatcccagcacttaaggaggctgagacgggtggatcatctgaggtcaggagttcgaggctagcctagtcaacatggtgaaaccccctctctactaaaaatacaaaaattagccgggcgtggtggcgggcgcctataatcccagctactcgggaggctgaggcaggagaatcacttgaacccaggaggcggaggttgcggtgagtcgagatcgcaccattgcactctagcctgggcaacaagagcgaaactctgtctcaaaaaaaacaaaaagaaagaaaagaaagaaaggaaaacggCTGCCTTTAATCTCACTCTTCACAGTCAGAGATAGGAACTTTGACTTCCCACCTGGGGGAGCACGAGAGTGCTCGGAAAACTGATCCCAAAgcccaaaaaaagacaaaggacagGAAAATATAAGCAGGTGGAGTTTCAGGGATTGACGACAAGGCTTTACAGCTGATGACCCAGGTCCCACAAAGCTCGTAAGGGGGCGTGGTCCGCCAGGACGCGAACTTCAGACTTCTATGCGGGGAGGCTTTCTGGACAGTCAGACACGGATTACGAACAGGGCGTGGCTTCGGAGGGGCGGAGCCCCGAAGAGGCGTGGCTCCAACAAATTCGAATCGTTCTTTGAGGAGCAGGGTTTTGCCCTTTTGGGAGATAGGCTTTTTGACAGGAGTTAGCAGAGGATCGTTGCTAGGAGGCGGAGTTTCGGAGAATGGAAGGAGTAACCAAGAGTTTCACGTAGTAGGGCTTGGAACGTGTCTGGGGGTGGGACTTCCAGGAAAACTGGGCGACAGGGTGGGGTcggagacaaaaaataaaaatcaagtcgGGGTTCGGGGGAGCCCCCAGAGGTTGGGAGGTGGGACTTCCGGGGAGAGGGGTCTCAGGGGCGGGACTTATAACTGAAGACCGGAAGTGGGGTCCCGGGAGAGGGGTTCCGGAGTGGAAGAGTGAGTCACCTAAGGAGAAAAAAGTCAAGACTCACCAGGGCCTCATGGAGTCTCCGCACCGCACCGCGGGCCGATTTGGTTCCGGATCACGCCACTGCCAGCTTAGGTTACCGCTCCAACTTTCTCCCCGGGCCCTGCCTCCCTGGAGAAACTTTATTACACTCACTTCCGGCCTCACTAACCCCTGACCCTCTACCTCAGGGCCCCTCCTTCACGCTTCCCACTTTCCCGAGTTAGCCAATGGCAGCGCGAAATCGCGCACAGAGGCAGTGGTGGCCAATAAGACGCCTACTTTTGACCCACGCTCGTTATTGAGAAACGTAAGAACTGCCCTCCAATAAGGACCCAAGAGAAGTAAATCTAAGCCAATCGGAGGCTTGAAAGTACAGCTGTCCCGCCTTGAGCCAAACGGACCAATAGGAAGTGCGGGCGGCGTGTTTGAAAgcgaggccaaagtgggtgggaGCGCGTGCTGCTGGGAGTTGCTTGGAGGTTGGCGGCGCGGGGCTGAAGGCTAGCAAACCGAGCGATCATGTCGCACAAACAGATTTACTATTCGGACAAATACGACGACGAGGAGTTTGAGTATCGGTTAGTGCTGGCGCGGGGGCAACAGCGAGGTCGTGAGCTTTGACCGCTGAGGAAACAAGCAATTAGTAACAGGAACTGAGGCGATAGAATTGGCGCATGCGTACGAGATGTGAACGGGCAAGGGTGTGATATTGGTGGAAGGCGTAAGGCGCATGCGCGGAGGTGGGAGACTCTCATAAAACAAAGTGGTTGCGAATTTGGAGTCTGCCCTCAGTTGAGAGGAGGGAGTGGTGGGCGTGGTTAGAGTACTGAC
Protein-coding regions in this window:
- the SHC1 gene encoding SHC-transforming protein 1 isoform X3 — encoded protein: MNKLSGGGGRRTRVEGGQLGGEEWTRHGSFVNKPTRGWLHPNDKVMGPGVSYLVRYMGCVEVLQSMRALDFNTRTQVTREAISLVCEAVPGAKGATRRRKPCSRPLSSILGRSNLKFAGMPITLTVSTSSLNLMAADCKQIIANHHMQSISFASGGDPDTAEYVAYVAKDPVNQRACHILECPEGLAQDVISTIGQAFELRFKQYLRNPPKLVTPHDRMAGFDGSAWDEEEEEPPDHQYYNDFPGKEPPLGGVVDMRLREGAAPGAARSTAPSAQTPSHLGATLPVGQPVGGDPEVRKQMPPPPPCPGRELFDDPSYVNVQNLDKVRQAVGGAGLPNPAVNGSAPRDLFDMKPFEDALRVPPPPQSVSMAEQLRGEPWFHGKLSRREAEALLQLNGDFLVRESTTTPGQYVLTGLQSGQPKHLLLVDPEGVVSVAEVWVRGGRKEGTVPYSVSLFLPSLLSRHSRWAALCGPLLLFRVSGIFLQGLIP
- the SHC1 gene encoding SHC-transforming protein 1 isoform X2, with product MDLLPPKPKYNPLRNESLSSLEEGASGSTPPEELPSPSASSLGPILPPLPGDDSPTTLCSFFPRMSNLRLANPAGGRPGSKGEPGRAADDGEGIVGAAMPDSGPLPLLQDMNKLSGGGGRRTRVEGGQLGGEEWTRHGSFVNKPTRGWLHPNDKVMGPGVSYLVRYMGCVEVLQSMRALDFNTRTQVTREAISLVCEAVPGAKGATRRRKPCSRPLSSILGRSNLKFAGMPITLTVSTSSLNLMAADCKQIIANHHMQSISFASGGDPDTAEYVAYVAKDPVNQRACHILECPEGLAQDVISTIGQAFELRFKQYLRNPPKLVTPHDRMAGFDGSAWDEEEEEPPDHQYYNDFPGKEPPLGGVVDMRLREGAAPGAARSTAPSAQTPSHLGATLPVGQPVGGDPEVRKQMPPPPPCPGRELFDDPSYVNVQNLDKVRQAVGGAGLPNPAVNGSAPRDLFDMKPFEDALRVPPPPQSVSMAEQLRGEPWFHGKLSRREAEALLQLNGDFLVRESTTTPGQYVLTGLQSGQPKHLLLVDPEGVVRTKDHRFESVSHLISYHMDNHLPIISAGSELCLQQPVERKL
- the SHC1 gene encoding SHC-transforming protein 1 isoform X4, whose product is MNKLSGGGGRRTRVEGGQLGGEEWTRHGSFVNKPTRGWLHPNDKVMGPGVSYLVRYMGCVEVLQSMRALDFNTRTQVTREAISLVCEAVPGAKGATRRRKPCSRPLSSILGRSNLKFAGMPITLTVSTSSLNLMAADCKQIIANHHMQSISFASGGDPDTAEYVAYVAKDPVNQRACHILECPEGLAQDVISTIGQAFELRFKQYLRNPPKLVTPHDRMAGFDGSAWDEEEEEPPDHQYYNDFPGKEPPLGGVVDMRLREGAAPGAARSTAPSAQTPSHLGATLPVGQPVGGDPEVRKQMPPPPPCPAGRELFDDPSYVNVQNLDKVRQAVGGAGLPNPAVNGSAPRDLFDMKPFEDALRVPPPPQSVSMAEQLRGEPWFHGKLSRREAEALLQLNGDFLVRESTTTPGQYVLTGLQSGQPKHLLLVDPEGVVRTKDHRFESVSHLISYHMDNHLPIISAGSELCLQQPVERKL
- the SHC1 gene encoding SHC-transforming protein 1 isoform X5, yielding MNKLSGGGGRRTRVEGGQLGGEEWTRHGSFVNKPTRGWLHPNDKVMGPGVSYLVRYMGCVEVLQSMRALDFNTRTQVTREAISLVCEAVPGAKGATRRRKPCSRPLSSILGRSNLKFAGMPITLTVSTSSLNLMAADCKQDTAEYVAYVAKDPVNQRACHILECPEGLAQDVISTIGQAFELRFKQYLRNPPKLVTPHDRMAGFDGSAWDEEEEEPPDHQYYNDFPGKEPPLGGVVDMRLREGAAPGAARSTAPSAQTPSHLGATLPVGQPVGGDPEVRKQMPPPPPCPAGRELFDDPSYVNVQNLDKVRQAVGGAGLPNPAVNGSAPRDLFDMKPFEDALRVPPPPQSVSMAEQLRGEPWFHGKLSRREAEALLQLNGDFLVRESTTTPGQYVLTGLQSGQPKHLLLVDPEGVVRTKDHRFESVSHLISYHMDNHLPIISAGSELCLQQPVERKL
- the SHC1 gene encoding SHC-transforming protein 1 isoform X1; its protein translation is MDLLPPKPKYNPLRNESLSSLEEGASGSTPPEELPSPSASSLGPILPPLPGDDSPTTLCSFFPRMSNLRLANPAGGRPGSKGEPGRAADDGEGIVGAAMPDSGPLPLLQDMNKLSGGGGRRTRVEGGQLGGEEWTRHGSFVNKPTRGWLHPNDKVMGPGVSYLVRYMGCVEVLQSMRALDFNTRTQVTREAISLVCEAVPGAKGATRRRKPCSRPLSSILGRSNLKFAGMPITLTVSTSSLNLMAADCKQIIANHHMQSISFASGGDPDTAEYVAYVAKDPVNQRACHILECPEGLAQDVISTIGQAFELRFKQYLRNPPKLVTPHDRMAGFDGSAWDEEEEEPPDHQYYNDFPGKEPPLGGVVDMRLREGAAPGAARSTAPSAQTPSHLGATLPVGQPVGGDPEVRKQMPPPPPCPAGRELFDDPSYVNVQNLDKVRQAVGGAGLPNPAVNGSAPRDLFDMKPFEDALRVPPPPQSVSMAEQLRGEPWFHGKLSRREAEALLQLNGDFLVRESTTTPGQYVLTGLQSGQPKHLLLVDPEGVVRTKDHRFESVSHLISYHMDNHLPIISAGSELCLQQPVERKL